The nucleotide window AACTAAAAGAGCACATACAATAATCGCTTCTTAATCAGTTTGCAGTATGGACTTGAATCTGGGTGTTTCTACACTGTACAGTCTGCAAAGACGTGCATACAACATTCTATAAAATATGCaagagagaaacgagaaagaaaTCTTGTTGGGACATCTTGTTGTGTTAGCAACTTAATGCATCgagttttcatctttttcactAGATTCTAATAAATTCTCTTGATCAGGAACAACAGAGAAATCAAATGAACTCAACCATGAATTTGGTTCATGCCCATCAAATCGATGAAGCTATAACTCCATAACAAGATCCTCAAAATTGGTCATGGAGAAGTTTTCAGAGTCAGAAAAGCAGGCTAAGTCGATCAGATACTCATGAGGACCGGCGCATGTCCACACATTCTGTGTGTGTGCGTGGGTGTGTGTGGATTATGAGCACAGCTGAAGCACAAAATGAAACTGGGGTTCAAGAAGCAACGGCATACCAAAGGGTGAGGCAAAATGTCATACCTTTCAACAGAATGAAGTCGCTGATGGGATTAGAGACATGGCCGAGAAAGATGGTGCTCCCCGCACTATCCGTGGCGCCGAAGCTCTttcagagagaaagagtgagatcCACGTTTCTCCATGCATGAGACGCTAATGGCGACGCGGAAGATTCTTCTCAAGATTCCGCACATATCCATGCGAATATGCTCGATTCCCCAATCTCGGGATGAAAAGAGTAAGATCTGGTCTGCGCTGCCGCCCTCTGTTTCCCTTCGTTTTTATGACCGGCGGGATAACTTCAGAGGATTTAGGGGATGGCGTTGGTTGGAGAACTAAGTACACGTTTAGATGATCTTTGCTTTAACGATTTTACGAGAAACCAAAGTCAGGCGTAGAGGTAGGGCCTGctagattttgaaaattcttttgCTGTCGATTCCTCTTCAAGAGCCGTGGTTGTTGAATCCCGTGACTTTATCCGGCGTCTTGTCTTGGTCTGACCAAAACTGTTCCTATCTGAAAAACTCTACCTATGGCTTTGTTTTCAAGTCTTGCAACTCTGGTATCAGTTTCGATTCTTTAACTGCCCCATACGGCCATAATCCCAATCTTTGGTTCAAAAAATGTAAGATCGGCTTCAGTTGTAagttttttttgcatatattcAATTTCAGCATAGAGGAGACGGCGATTTCCGTGATAAAAAGGCATCCAACCTGTGCGACAGTAGAATGTCTCAACTACCGACCCTATACATAACGTAGTTGAAAGATTCAACTATTACAAGTGAAATGCCTGATGCTTCCGTCAAAACCAGAACTTTTCATTTgagtttttaatgtaatttatAGATACATTAATAAGTTGAAGAGACGTTGGTAAGGCTGGGTTCAAGCTCGAAAAAAGCATATTGGGCCCACCTGATAacgggcccggcccgacccgggTCGGCTCACGCACTCAATTATGCTCgatatgttttttaatattattttatttttataatgatatatattttattataattaattatacttatatattattttatatttaaaaacatatttatgtattactttatatttaaatattttttttattttaaccaagcCGAACCCAAACTCGGGTTTCAAGTGTCAGACCGAAGTTGGACTCTAGTTATGAGAAGTGCCTTGACCCAAACCTAACTCTTATCGGGTTGGGCCGAGCCATATGCCCAGGCCTAAATGTTGGCCACCTACCCCTCaattctttcaagtttcaatttaaaacttttcttttttcctctaatatttaaaaatcattttttcacatttatttatttatttatttctttctctctttgttctatatatatatatatatatatatatatataaacttttggTGCATCAGTAATGGTTCTCTTTGAAAACTGTGTCACTGATGGCTCCCTCAAAAACTTTTTGTGTGTTACTAATGACTTTCTTAGAAACACTTGATacatgatattaaaaataaaatgctaaGTTACTAATGACTCTTTTAGAAAGACTTGATACATCGATGCGTGTTTCTAAGATTGAAATattaagagtttcaaataaatataaacatcaGACTAGGTAACATCGGACTAGGTACAAGACTGATAAGTATAAAATTGATGATCAAGTCTGCCCTTGGACTAGAGCCCGATTTTGTCGAGCCCATACCTTGGAAGTCAGGCAGTTATTTCGTAATTGTCAATGCTAGTGGTTTTCTAAAATACGCGTTGAGCGATCATTTACAAAtttctcccaaaaaaaaaagggctcCAAAATTCCTGCAGGTTTTATCTGTTCCCTTGGTCGACCCCCTGCGCCCTCCACCGCCGGCGTGCCTTACGTGCAGCGGCGGCGACCATCTCTGACTGCGACCAGCTTTGACTATCTCCGTCGCAACCAACTCCTCCACCgacaggtctctctctctctctctctcacacacacacacacgcatgaACGACAATTCCCTATGAGTGTAGGATTTGGGATAATCAACTGAAGTTTTCTTGGAATGTCTCaacttatatcaaaattttatctggAAAGCACCCACGCCATGTTCAGCTTTTTATCGCTTTCCACAAGTATAGGAGTTGGAACAATTTGTTGCCAGAATGCCGGCAGGATCAGTCTTTTAGGAATAAGAAGTGCAAATTTTAAGGTGTTTTGAAAACGGCAGTAATGCCATATTCAGTTTTTATTAGTTTGCTAGTTAGAGAGTTTTTAGGGTCGTAGAACTgttcagaaaaaaattgatagaagGTTTTATGAGAAACAACACGAGTTCGTGTTCCTTTCTAAGCTTAGACAAATGTACCTATATATTGCGTAGTTATGTGCAAGGTTTGATCTTAATATGCTACAGAACTTACTGCTTCGAACAATTTTCTTGTGTGATCTAACAAAGTAACATTGTGGAATCAtaagttttctttctttgaaatgATACCTGAATTGGGTGGAATAACCCCGAATTTTAGCTTTTGTTACGTTACATTTCACCATAATGTTAGAAGGTCAGCACTCGtgattgaaaaaaaagacaattacATTTTGTAGATGGACGCTCCTGTTGTGGATGTTGAAGGCCCTCTCATACGTGAAACAGCTGCATCAGAATGGCCATTCAGTTGGTTAGTGTTTCTTCTCTTTATGTGTGTAATTAAGGCAACTATGTTTAGATCTCTGCTAATTAAAGCTGGACATGTCATGATCGGatgtggttttccttttttattttctccccATTCTTTCTTTTGTATCATCGTGGGAAAGCCATCAAGTGGCAGCCCTGTTGAAGAAAGCTACTTCACTCTTTTGTTCACCTGAAAGCCATTTTGAGAGTAGATGGAGCATCAAGGGCAGCAAGCCGTGGAAAGTGCTCCATGGTTTTAAACATGATATCTGTAATCAAGTGGCAGCCCTGTTGAAGAAAGCTACTTCAGCCTTCTGTTCACCTGAAAGCCATTTTGAGAGTAGATGGAGCATCAAGGGCAGCAAGTTGTGGAAAGTGCTCAATAGTTTTAAACATAATATCTGTAATCAGGTTGTGTAATTCGGCCCTATCATAAAGGCAGGATCGGTCAGTATCCAGCAAGTGGTTGTACATTTTGGAATTACATTTGATGGTGCATGTGCTCATTGAGGATTGAGCAATTGAGTTAGTATTTTGTAGCTGGGAGATCTAATAATTGGAGTTGTTGCACTGGTGCAGACAAGCTCATTTTAGTCCCTTGATGTGAGGAACCATAGGACCATCAATAATTTCACAAGAAGAGTAAGCGAGTTACTCAAAGAAGGCCTTAAACATGTTGGGGTCATCAGCAAACATCAGGCTATGGATTCCTCTGCTGAGGCTAGTTGGCAGCGCAGGAATTGCAACATTAGCATTCTGGCTGGCTTTTTCCATTATAGACTTAGTTACTGCTGCCAAATGTTGGGTTAATATTGTGCCTTGAGGGAGAAGTATGGTTTCTCAGTTAGGACTTTGCAAGGAAATTGTGTCAAGGAAAGTCTCAACTAGAAAATGGTGTTCTTCAACAGACCAGTTCTTCTATGCACAAACCTGTAACATTAGGACATGCCGTTTCTATCTACACACTTCGAAGATTTTTCgcttttctctcctttttaaCACATGCTGGCCTTCCAGTGGTCTATCCTAGATTTCTCCTTTTCAAGCAGTGCAGTTTCTCCATCAAGCgatgctttctttcttttcttgttttagctATTGACTTACAGGCACTAATGCCATCCCTTCTTAAGGTTTCCCTTGCTTACAAGATACTGCTGTTCTAACAATGTTGTTGCAACCCGGAGGACTTATGAATTTTCAGAGCCTTCCGTTTGTAGAAAACTTCAGAATTGATCAACATGAGATCAGGATTACCTTGGATGGAAGCTTTCCAAGAGTGATGCCATCCTGCAATGAGTTATAACTTAGAGGGTTTTCTTTAGTTATGAAGTGAGGCAGCACAGGCGTTTTTGTCCCTTTCTTGTCAAACTCTTCTTCTTTGTGTAGTATACCTATACTCTTTGTCATTGTCTTGATTTATATTTTTGGAGTCTGTTGTTCAGGATTCCAATTAGTCTTGTATGAAGTACTTTATTCTCTAGTCTGAGATATTGTTATTTACGCTTCTCTCTTGTTTAGCATGTATGTATGACATACTTAAACACCAGTTTCTTGTTCTCTGGAAATTTTTGTTCTGTTACTTTCCCCTAATCTAGAATTCCATAGTAAAGAACCTATATATAGTACGTTGGTTTAGATATGTCACAGTTTGCTTTCCCATGTTTCTCAAATAAAAGTTTCATGATAGTTTTTTTATCCTtgatttctgtttttcttcattGGGAAATTCattgatttttatttaataataaggTGAACTTTTTgcacaactaaaatttttctaGAGGAGCAAATCTATTCCCCGAAAAGTGTAATAGTTTGGTCCACTACAAAGTAACTCCAAAACTTCCACTGTCAGTCCGTATATTTCTTGCATTTTAACGAAACTGTGCACTGTGAACCATTAGAATCCCAGTCTTGCTTTTTGATAGACAGGTATTTCCTTTACGTGTCTTAATTCACAAGGACAACGAATCAACTTTTTCTGTTGTCCCTGAGACTGCCACTAGGGGTATCCTTTTACCTCTGCTCTCCATTTGGATACAGCTTTCAAACGATATCTGTGACCGTAGTTCTGCTGGCTGCTTTTCTTTATGTGCAGTGATCTGGAAGTGGATTTCAGCTCAGAGAAAAATGTCGCCATGGTTTATACCGCTTTAGTTGTTGATAAAGAGGTAACACATTAAACGTGAAAGTAATTTTTCATGCTGCAGCCCTCAAAAGCTAGGTGCATTTGCATATTCTAGGCTTTCACCTGTTCCAACTATGAGCAGTCTCTGAACCCTCTtctgatctctttctctattaTCACCGCAATACAGTTGCAACCAGACAAAGTAAAGAGGCATATGGAGGTATCCGATGGCAAACTCCTAGTGTGAGTGCTTCTGTGCTCAGCTGTTGAAGCTTTACGTTCTGATATTCGTATACTTCCTATGTTACGCAAGTTTTTTTGTTAATCACAGGCCAGTTTGCAGTTACAGCGGTTTTTTCCctacattatttttctttgacGCTTAGTTCATCACATTAAAACTTGGTCATCTTTGTGGCAGTCATTTCGAGGCTGTGGAGGCTAGATTTCTGCGGGCCTCGTTCAGTGCATTCGTTGATGTACTAACATTAGCCACAAAGGTCATTGAACAGTTTGGCCCCAAGGAGGGAGTATGATCCTTCCCCCTGTTGCGTCCATGTGTTGAAGTCCATGCACGTGAAGCATCCAGAAATCGTGGGTCTTGTTTCCCTTTTTGTTCAAAATTCTCTGTGCCAATGCATCTTTGTCTGACCCTTATTTTAAGGAAAAGTTGCATTAATGATGGATTTGTTTCATTGAGATAATTTGTTATATGTGGAGAAAAAGCTGAAGGTAGACATTATCTAAAATTAAACCCCATAAAAAGTGGGTGCAGGATAACCATATACATAAATGGAGGAATGacgtgtatatgtgtgtgtgtgtaaaagagagagagagagagagagagagggagggcgTTAACCAAACCCTGAAGCAAGCCAGAATCATGTAGGTATAATGGTGTAGCTTTGGGGGTAGTTTTTCCtaatttgagagagagaaacactCAACCAGGCCTGGAGCAAGTCAGAATCGTTCATGAGGATTTTGCACTGAAGGTGGTTTGTCCCTAATTCAATATTAAAAAACCCTTAGAACAGTGATTTTAGTTAGCTTCATGTGGTTTCAATTTTTTACATGAAACGGTGTCACAAGTTCATCCTTCCTGTTTCTCAAGGAACTCCTTTTCTGGGGGCAACCTGGTGGGCTTTTGCCCCGGTATTTCTGTTATCAATAAATGCCGAAAAAGGTCCAGAAAAAACGTGGGGCAACCAATATGGTTACTGAAGCTGCTGTGTTGATGCAGAAAAATCAGTATCTgaaataacttttctttattaaaatttttaaatagtCCTTATTATTGTTTTATTAAAATGTGGCTAAATGTTAGTTGAATAGGCTTATATGGGGTCGTTTGGCAATTATAATTGTACCAAACTGTTTCATGGATCTGCCACTGCTCAATGCACATGAACCGATACGATATTGAAGATTGGTTGTGACAACTTACAGCCATCTGAGCCTTGAAGAAGAAGGCTGGTCAGGTCACAGGTGCCAGTCTTACCAGGTTGTACTCTACCTTTCGGTGAATTGTGTTGCTTTGATCGTCTAAAACTTTTTGGCTTTTGAGGCATCAAAGCGATATGTTACAAAGCGAAGGTTGATGTCCTATCACTATAATTGGAATACGTGGGCTCTAGCTCTCAGCGTACTGTCTTGCTTTGCTCAGCTAAACCTGCTGGCTTTCGGCATATTTGTGAAAAGGAAgttggttttaagttttaaccatgACAGGAAAGCTTCTATCTCATGTAGAATACCCACTCTCTGTTTCCTCTCCGTGATCTTACTGCCAAACCATTGATATTCGCCATCTTTAACTCTTTCTTCAGCCAGTCTCCCTTCCAAGTGTCCTTCCATCTTCGTTGGAGTGGAGTTGTCTTTCTCTTCCGTTTTGCCTCACAAAAAGCCGGTCAGAAGCCTTATGCTTCATGATGGTCTGATAGAAACTGTGATGCTGCCTTCAGATGCTGTGATTTTTGTGATGGTTTTGGAAATTTGCGTGTGTgttgtgggcagttgcccacacaagccccaCAAAATCTTTTACTTTCATATTAGTGCCTTAAATGATTTGCTCATTGACATCTAGCGGTGCCCTTAAAACTAGGAGAGTTTTGGAGTTAATACCCCTCAATCCAAAATTACTCTGGCTACGCCACCACTTGAATGGTTATCCTTTTGAGTTTGTTGGATTTGTTGGTCATCCAGCAACCTTTCTACGGATCCCATTCATCCATTCTTCGTTAATAAAGTTTTGGGAGAGGCTGCGTTCACGCAGGTTGGCACCAAAAAAGTTCTGCTTAATTTCTTGGTTTTCACAGTGGGAGGTTTTGCTGCGGCCCGTACTTGTTATTTGACCATGCTTAGCAGCTTATCAtagctgtgtgtgtgtgtgttagagTTCGATGTTATTCAGTTGCGTGCCGTTCTATTTaaccatttattttatatatttaataaggATGAGTCCTACATTGTTTCCCTAAGACTTTTTTTGGGGTCAAGTTTACGCTCCATatagttatttttttaacatgaagtAAAGACAGCACAGCAGAATCGCAGATGAGAGGTAGGAATTTGTTCTGTGCCAATAACTATAATTTAGGATGGATAATACTACAAGCTCTAAAATGGGCTCTTCATAAATTGTACACTGATTTCATTTACGGAACATCTTTAAGaaagtgtttgataagaagaactTTATGTTTTTTCGGGCACATGTTCTTAGAACACATGGTCCATGAATGCCATGTTCTTGTTTTAAAAAACATGGAGTGATTATAGATATTATTCTTGGATGCAACAATCAAATGTTATACATAGCTgcagtatgtttttttttaacattttcacaTGGTGTTTTTGAATTATGTGTTCTAAGAACATGTCCTTATCATTTCTTCTCAATTGCAATATCTTATTGCCATGGCTACTATTGGAAGCATTTGTTAGTAGGCCCATAAATCTTGACTATTATTCCTAGTTCTTCCTATGGACTGAAAATGGGTCTAATTCATTGGTGTTCTTGTGTGGCTTTTGATTACTTCCATTTCAGATCCAACAAGAGAAACCCCATGTAATCAGATTTTCCAGATTTAACCCACTTTCTGGGGTTTTCATGTCAAGCTAATCTCTCAAGGCATTCGTGaaaatcatgtttatttttAACAGTGGCAGAGCAAAAAATTGAAGACAGAAGGGTACTTAAGCTAGCGAGTCGGGTCTGTAGAAAATTGGAAACACCTCATGACTTGAGCTCAGCCCCTTGATGTATTTATCAGCAAGTCATTCAAGAGGGCACATGCTTTCATAACCTCAATGTGTCTTTGCTACCGATTTTCGACTATCCCACTGTCAAGAAGAAAACGTGAAAGGCACCATGATGAAGACCTTGAATCAAGGGGTCAATCAGTGTTTACAAGGCAAGGCCCAGTGTTTGGAGCTCACCTtcaattcaagaaaaagaaagaaaaaaaaaatctactctCACATTCCAAGAGATTGGTGGGTACAACATGCTGTAGACTTTGAAGCAGTTACCATTGTCTTGTTCTCAATTCTGATTCTATTTTCATGGAGGCCAGTCTTCCCTCAAGTTGAAAGCTTTAAGCGTACAGGCTGCAAACTAAGAGGCATAATCAacagtttctctctctactctAAATAGGATTCAACTTGGGATTTCCTTTCCAACTCGTTCCAAAACATTTCGCATATGTTTTCACATGTGAACATGAATGATGTACTGTTCCGCAGAAAACTGAAGAAGGCTACGCGGACGTGACTTGGCATTCTCTGAATTGTACCGCTTAGTTTTTCAGAACTCCCATAACATGGCTCCATTGCTCTTATTTTAATCTATTTTTTCTAGGACAAGAGAAAAAGCACCGACTTCCCGGTTTCTGAGGTGGGATTTGCGTTCACCACTACCTATTCTCGAAGATCTTCGACGTACAAACTTCTTTAGCGCACCTTCCCTCTCCCACTGCAACAATTTTCAACTACAGGACGAAGTTCACGGGTGCCTACCTTGGGGTTCCGACAAGGAATGGCCTAAATAGGAGACAACAGCATGTTTCCCTAGATCCAGGTAACTGGTCCAGCCATTAACTCTATTGCCCATGTTACTGTCAGGTGCTCCTCGTATAATTCCAGAAAATGGGATGAAGACAAACTGcaggaagaggaaaagaagatgaagaagaacgATATTAGATTATCTTGTAAGAACATGACATGTTCTCTTTATATGCAGATACAGTACATGGCTATATGTACTTTCTCGTTCTAAATTCAAAGAGATATGGTCTTTGTAATTTTATATCTATGGATGTTGTCTATGTTCCCTAACATATACACACGCTGAAAAATCACTGCCTCCAAGACGAGTTTCCACAGTATAAAATGCAGAACTACTTATGGGTCTCTTCTACGTAACGACGCAGGGGCCGATACAGTGCGTTCAGTATATCAGCTGATGTGGGCCCTGAATTGGCCGATTCAGTCCCTATGGGCCTGCGTGAAAATCAAATAAtcttttaataataaaagtttattttcttgtatttgcTTATGACAAGCCAAAAACCCATTGGCTGATAAACTCAAATATTCGACGAATCTTAGCACCAACTCTCATTGTTGTTACAACTGAGCTGAATCGGCCGATTCGAATGGAATTGGTGGCATTTGGCTTATAGAAGAATGCCACCTCTCATTtacctttcaatttttttatttacttaaaatttttatttttacttgttttctatgtattgtttcatttatttgtaaaataaatataattatattttcTGAAGATTCTTAGCCGAATCGGCTGAATCGCTGACTCAGCCGATTCATTGAATCGGCAGCGTGCAGATTCAGATCGATTTCCTGTTGCCACAACAGACCACCGCAACGGCCAATATTCTTAGTTCATGCTACTTGCAAGGTAGAAACTGCCATGATCACGTAATTGGAGCAGGTGCCATTTCGAATTGGAATTTTAACTTGTAGAATTAACAGTAGGGAACGAGAGAAGGAGAAGCTGCAAAT belongs to Nymphaea colorata isolate Beijing-Zhang1983 chromosome 13, ASM883128v2, whole genome shotgun sequence and includes:
- the LOC116267050 gene encoding uncharacterized protein LOC116267050, translated to MDAPVVDVEGPLIRETAASEWPFSCDLEVDFSSEKNVAMVYTALVVDKELQPDKVKRHMEVSDGKLLVHFEAVEARFLRASFSAFVDVLTLATKVIEQFGPKEGV